A single region of the Triticum dicoccoides isolate Atlit2015 ecotype Zavitan chromosome 2B, WEW_v2.0, whole genome shotgun sequence genome encodes:
- the LOC119367945 gene encoding uncharacterized protein LOC119367945 translates to MPLSVAAEPEIACWSAIFCSLQACISEPIRFIHYGTLHVVRRLFFNRGVRQRARGTREETVNPADEQTGDKNSPAADDDYSEQLAEYGHNSDRYDGSNCGDYCDTDGDWSEIGGYDDYYRKDIPPSLKIGYHGDSINLSMAYSLSRDLVELLSVRPRFPFVGTFVAFNDRSHYYCNSENGPLHRNVDSQGNLILRAEGAALEDYVRIKVEIPEDDNRIDTANYVFYVDPYLCNSVIVHTMPTRYGRDIDVFFVPMYRAIQARLCVNLDLASGSGCSSYAYGEITAHHEFYGDFNVLLFQCGQDDMAEVVDGTLPLLRTWAAVPIYLEPLLVIKLNLSVFTNSDHVNDGHAISFQGDLTFYHDQYEKAICNAYHGKVEVQIGYR, encoded by the exons ATGCCGCTGAGCGTTGCCGCCGAACCCGAAATAGCGTGTTGGAGTGCCATCTTCTGCTCTCTGCAG GCCTGCATCTCTGAGCCCATTAGATTTATTCATTACGGGACTCTCCATGTTGTTCGACGGCTTTTTTTTAATAGAGGTGTAAGGCAAAGGGCAAGGGGAACGAGAGAAGAAACTGTCAATCCTGCTGATGAGCAAACGGGAGACAAAAACTCTCCTGCTGCAGATGATGATTACAGCGAGCAGCTTGCTGAATACGGCCACAATAGTGATCGCTACGATGGCAGTAACTGTGGCGACTACTGTGACACAGATGGCGACTGGTCTGAGATCGGTGGATATGATGACTACTACAGAAAGGATATTCCACCGAGTCTCAAAATTGGCTATCACGGAGACAGCATTAATCTATCGATGGCTTACAGCCTATCTCGGGACTTGGTGGAGCTGTTATCTGTGCGTCCCCGATTTCCCTTCGTGGGCACCTTCGTTGCTTTCAACGATCGTTCCCATTACTACTGCAACTCGGAGAATGGACCACTTCATCGTAATGTTGATTCACAG GGTAATTTGATTCTCAGGGCAGAAGGGGCGGCGCTTGAGGACTATGTCCGCATTAAAGTTGAAATCCCAGAGGATGATAACCGGATTGACACTGCAAACTACGTCTTCTATGTGGACCCGTACTTATGTAACAGTGTCATTGTCCACACAATGCCAACAAGATATGGCCGTGATATAGACGTGTTTTTCGTGCCGATGTATCGTGCTATACAGGCCAGATTGTGTGTCAACCTTGATCTCGCATCTGGCAGTGGCTGTAGTAGCTATGCATATGGCGAAATCACAGCGCACCATGAGTTCTACGGCGACTTTAATGTCCTGCTTTTCCAGTGTGGACAAGATGATATGGCAGAGGTTGTCGATGGCACACTTCCATTGTTGCGGACTTGGGCAGCTGTTCCGATATACTTAGAGCCCCTCTTGGTAATCAAGCTGAACCTTAGCGTTTTTACTAATTCTGACCATGTTAATGACGGTCATGCCATCTCCTTCCAAGGTGATCTTACCTTCTACCATGACCAGTATGAAAAGGCaatctgcaatgcttaccatggtaAAGTTGAAGTGCAGATTGGGTACCGTTAA